One Synechococcus sp. Nb3U1 genomic window, ATGCCTGGGTGGAGCAGGTACGGCAGTTTGCCAAGGCTGAAGGTGCAGGTGTGGTGGTGGTTTCGGCCCAGGTGGAGTCGGAATTACTGGATCTGCCCGCAGAAGAACGGCAGAACTATCTAGACTCACTGGGGGTGAAAGAAGGTGGCTTAAAGTCTCTGATCCGCGCCACCTACGAGCTATTGGGCTTGCGCACCTACTTTACCTCCGGCCCCAAAGAAACCCGTGCTTGGACAATTCCAGTTGGGGCTACAGCGCCTCAGGCAGCCGGGGTGATTCACTCCGATTTTGAGCGCGGCTTCATCCGGGCGGAAACGGTGGCCTATCGAGATCTGGTGGCGGCGGGATCCCTGAATGCCGCCAAAGAAAAGGGCCTACTGCGCAGCGAGGGCAAGGAGTATGTGGTGCAGGAAGGGGATGTAATGCACTTCCGCTTCAATGTCTGAGCGTCAGGATACATGGGCTCCCCGCGCTTGTCGATTCCCCCATGAGACAAGCATTTGCCAGTGGCCATAGCTCGTGGTATACCTTAGCCACGCTGAAGCCACGGACGCTGGCGAACGGAAACAGCCTGCCAAGTTGGTCTGTCGGAGGTCTCCGACCTAGATCACACCTTGGTGGAAATGCCCAGCAATTGCAGGATCCCTCGTAGCGGAATCTCTACCCAATCGGGGCGGTTGTTCAACTCATACCCCAATTCGTAAATCGCTTTTTCCAGCAAGTAGGCATCCAGCAATACTTCTAGCTCCCGCAAATTGCGGGGCAAAAAGGCCGATCGCACTGGCGGGACGGAGTCCTTTTGGGAGGCCACCTGCAAATATTCTGCCAAAAAGCCCGCACATACCCAGCGGTGCCAGAACTGGGCCCATCGCATCATGGCAGCACGGTTGTCTTCATTGATCAGACCGCTCTCCAATTGTTGGCGTAGGGCCATACTCACCGCATAGTGAAAGGAGCGCAACATGCCTGCCACATCTCGCAAAGGGAAGCGTTTCAGCCGCCGTTCTCCTAAGGAGCGGGACGGTTCCCCTTCAAAATCGATAATGACAAAATCCTTGCCAGTAAACAGCACTTGGCCGAGGTGGTAATCCCCATGGCAGCGGGTGCGCAGAGCTGTAATTTTTTGCTCGAGCACCAAGCGAAAACGGCTCATAATCTCATCTTCTTGCTCCTTGACCACACGGGCTAACTTGGCTTCGGTTTCCGGAAGTTTGCGTATTTGTTTGGTGAGCAAGGGAAACACCTGCCCGGCCAAATTGCGCATCGATTGATACACCGAGCGCTGATAAAGGCTGGAAAAAGGTTCGGGGGCAAAATCTTTGTCTTCGATATCCGCCGCCAGGGCAATGTGCAGCTCGGCAGTGCGCTTAGCCAAGATCCGCACCGATTCTAGGTAGCTGCCAATGGTGGCATAGGCCAGTTCTGGTAAAGCAGATTGGGACAGCTGCAGTAGGGATCCCTGAGGCACCGGCACGGGGTCAACCTCTTGGTGGTGGATCAGCACCGTCTCGAAGTATTGCCCTAGGCTATCGAGGGTGTAGTGCCAGGCATCGCCCTCGTTGGGGATGTACTCCTGCAAAATTGCCAATGTAATTGACTTGTGGGCAGGCTCAAGACCGCGGGATCCCTGGCGGCGGCGATACTCCAGGGATCCGAGCACTTTCGGCACCTGCACCTGGGCGTGATGTTGGACTAGGTAGCGGCCAATCTCCAGTTCCGGGTTCACCCCTTCTGCAATCTTGCGGTAGAACTTGAGGATGTACTGGTTGCCGTAAACCACCGAGGTATTGCTTTGCTCCGCTTTAAGAATGCGCGGTTCCTGACTGGGGTCATACTCAAACGGAGAAAGGGTAGCGGCCAACAGTTCCCCTGAGTTTTGCCGCAGACGGCCCTGCTGAGCGATGATCTGCAGCGGAATGTGCAGGAAGTTCTTGTCGGCTAGAGCGTCGAAGAGGATCCCTGGCGGATCACCCTGAACCTGCACCGGCGCAATCACAGCTTGGGGCATTTCCAGGCGCATTTGCAGAGCGGCTTCTTGGGTGGCATAGCCCACCGGCAGCAGATAGGTTTCTGCATCCCCTTCGGTGAACTCTGTTTGCAAGATCAAAATCTGGCCGCGAAAGGAGGGATCCGCCTCCCGGTTGCAGGGAATAGCATCCACAATTTGGGCAGATTGGATTTGTCGTGCCTTGGATCCAAACCAACGGCAGCGGTAGAGGTAGTCCGCCAACACGGCCTCCACCAGCTTCTGGGCTTCCCCCTGAAAGAGGCTTTCCCAAGAGCCATTTTTGGTGGTCAGGGTGGGGATGCGCTCCAAATCTTCCGGCTTGCTATGGCTGAGGTGAAGCCGTTCCGGTTGCCGTTGCGGTTCGAGGGAAAACCAATAAAACGAATGGGGGCCCAACGTCAGGAAATAGGGCAACTGCCCAATCGGGGGAAACTCAGTGCGCCCGAAGATCTCCACCGGAATGAGCCCTTCCCATTCCGCCAACTCCAGCTCCACACACTGCACATAGCGGGAGAGGTTGGCCATCACCAGGATGCGCTCCTCTTCAAACACCCGCATAAAGCAGAGCACCTTGCGATTTTCTGGATGCAACAGCTCGAAGGATCCCTGGCCAAAAGCTTGAAAGCGCTTGCGCACCGCGATCAGCCGTTTCATCGCCCACCAGAGGGAATAGGGATTGTTCCGCTGGGCCTCAACGTTGACGGTTTCGTAGTGGTACTCGGCATCGATGACAATCGGCAGGTAGAGCTTCTGGGGATTGGCCCGCGAGAAGCCAGCATTGCGATCAGCACTCCACTGCATCGGGGTGCGTACCCCGTTGCGATCCCCGAGGTAGATGTTGTCCCCCATGCCGATCTCGTCACCGTAGTAGAGCACGGGGGTACCCGGCAACGAAAACAGTAGGCTGTTCATCAATTCGATGCGCCGACGGCTATTACCCAACAGTGGCGATAATCGGCGGCGAATGCCCAGGTTCACCCGTGCGCTCGGATCTTTGGCGTAAACCTGGTACATGTAGTCCCGCTCTTCATCGGTAACCATTTCCAAGGTGAGTTCGTCGTGGTTGCGCAAGAAGATGGCCCACTGGCAGTTGTCGGGGATGGGAGGGGTTTGTTGCAAAATATCGATAATCGGAAAGCGGTCTTCCATCTGAATGGCCATGAATAGGCGCGGCATTAGCGGGAAGTGAAAATCCATGTGGCATTCATCCCCGTCGCCAAAGTAGGCCACAGCATCCTCCGGCCACTGGTTGGCCTCCGCCAGCAACATCCGATCTTGATATTTGCGGTCGATGTGTTTGCGCAGGGCCTTGAGTAGGGCGTGGGTTTCGGGCAGGTTCTCGCAGTTGGTGCCCTCCCGCTCGTACAGATAGGGCACTGCATCCAGGCGCAGGCCATCTACCCCCATATCCAGCCAAAAATCCACTACCTCAAAGACCGCTTTTTGTACGGCGGGGTTGTCGTAGTTCAAATCCGGTTGGTGGGAATAAAAACGGTGCCAGTAGTAGGCTTTGGCCACTGGATCCCAGCTCCAGTTGGAGGTTTCAAAATCTTGGAAAATGATGCGCGCTTCTTTGTATTTCTCAGGGGTATCACTCCAAACATAAAAATCTCGCTCTGGGGTACCGGGGGCGGCGCGTCTGGCCCGTTGAAACCAGGGGTGCTGGTCAGAGGTGTGGTTGAGGATCAGCTCGATAATGACGCGGATCCCCCGTTGGTGGGCCGCCTCGAGCAGGGCTTTGAAGTCTTCTAGGGTACCGAAGGTGGGGTTAACACTGGTGAAATCTGCTACGTCGTAGCCATCATCCCGCAGCGGTGAGGGGAAAAAGGGCAGCAACCAAATGGCCGTGACTCCGAGATCTTGCAGGTAATCGAGTTTTTCCGTCAGGCCCTGAAAATCTCCTACCCCATCACCATCGCTATCGGCAAAGGCTCGCACCGGCACCTCGTAGATCACTGCGTCTTTATACCAAAGGGGGTTTTGAATCAGGGTGGTGGAGGTGGAGCGCAGAGAGGTTCGAGTCATCATTCCAAGACAAAAACAGCAGTGGGCAACTTCGCAACCATAGCTGCTGAGCAAGGATCCCCTCAAGGCATAGCCAGGTAGAAACCGTTTCAGGTTCACACCATGTTCACACCATTAAGAATCAACAAGAGTCAACAAGTTGCGATCTTTAACTTTAAAACTTAAGATTTGCCTATCGTTTTAACCACTCAAGACTCTGGGGGAAGCCCCGCTCGATTTTGGATCCCTGACGGATTCAAGGAATTGATCCCGGAAGAGCATCGGTAGGCATACACCCAAACCGTTCTCTTCTGTATCTACGGATTGCCTTTAGAACAACAATGGGATACTATCCTGGCGAACACAGAAAGCTCTCTCACGGTTCTTTCGAGGCAATGCTTCCTGAGGCTTCAACCTAGCGATGAGTTCCTGCTCTGCGCAGGCCCATGGGGTAACTGATTGGCAGAGTTTGCTTTGCTTCGATGACTAGAGGTTGTCACTCAAAAAGATTCACGACAAGACTCGGCTCTTAGGAGTTGCCTCAGATGAATCCAACTGCAAACCAACTGGCGCTGACCCACGGACATAGGTGGTGGAAAATGTTGCTCCTGCTTGGATCCCCGCTGGCGACACTGGCACTGTGGGCAGGAGCAGCAGAGGCGGCAACGATTACGGTGAACAGCCTGGATCAAGGCTCTGTAGCCGGGCAGTGTACGCTGCGGGATGCCATCGAAGCGGCCAATACCAATGCCGCAGTGCAAGGCTGCACAGCAGGGGATTCTCTTCCTACTGTTGACACCATCGATTTCAGCGTCACAGGAATCATTACCCTGGTCACTGCCTTACCGACGATTACTGAAGATGTGGTGATTGACGGGCCAGGAGCAACCGACCTAGAGGTAAGTGGGAATAATTTAGTTCGGGTGTTTGATATTGGGAATAACCTCAGTGTAGAGATTGAGGGACTGACCATCAGCAATGGAAACACTGCTGGCGACGGTGGTGGCATCCGGGCAGGTAGCGGCACCACCCTGACGGTGAGCAACAGCACCCTGAGTGGCAATAGCGCAGGAGGCGTGGGCGGCGGGATCCGTGCCGTTACCACCGCAACGGTGAGCAACAGCACCCTGAGTGGCAATAGCGCAGGCAGTGATGGCGGCGGGATCTATGCCGTTAACACCGCAACGGTGAGCAACAGCACCCTGAGTGGCAATAGCGCAAACGAGGATGGCGGCGGGATCTTTAGCCAGTATCACCGCAACGGTGAGCAACAGCACCCTGAGTGGCAATAGCGTAAACGATGAGGGCGGCGGGATCTTTGCCGATACCACCGCGACGGTGAGCAACAGCACCCTGAGTGGCAATAGCGCAAACTTCGATGGCGGCGGGATCCGTGCCAATACCGCGACGGTGAGCAACAGCACCCTGAGTGGCAATAGCGCAGGAAACGATGGCGGCGGGATCCGTGCCGTTACCGCAGCAACGGTGAACAACAGTATTATCGCTGGCAACACGGGTTCTGCCGGCAATGAAGAATGTTCCGGCAGCATCAGCGGCAGCAAGAATGTCTTTGGCGTCAGTGGCAATGCTGGTGGTTGCCCCGTGGCAGGGAACATTGTGCCAACTGGGGCTATTTCCACGGTTCTGCAGACCACCCTAGCTGCCAATGGCACCACGATCTTTGCTGGGGTTCTGCCGGGAACACCGGTTCTGACCCTGGCCTTGGTAGCCAATAGCCCCGCCCTAGAGGCCGCAGACCCTGGTATCTGTGCAGCAGCCCCTATCAATAACCTCGACCAAAGAGGGGTGACTCGTCCCCAGCCGGCTAGCACCACCTGCGATATCGGGGCCTTTGAAAGTGCTCTGACAGAACCCGAGCCGACACCGACGCCCACAGCTACCCCGACCCCTGAACCAACTCCCACCCCGACACCCGAGCCCACACCCACGCCAATCCCGACACCGACGCCCACAGCTACCCCGACCCCTGAACCAACTCCCACCCCGACACCCACAGCTACCCCGACCCCTGAACCAACTCCCACCCCGACCCCAGAATCCCCCAACCGTCCCCCGGCGGGTCGTTTGGTTTGGGATCCTGCCCGGTTGATTGTGCAAGAAACCCGGCAAGAGGGGATCCCGACTTTGGAGGTGCAGGCCAACCAGTTGCGGGGGGTAGTCTTTGATTTTCGCAACTTGGGTGGGCCAATTCGGGTTCCGGTGCAAGTGTGTGTGCTGGTGCCGGAGGGACTGGCCTTCAGCTCACCGCAACTGCCGCTGCAGGCGAGTACCCAAGTGATAATCGCTGGGGTGGCCAGCCGAGATTTCACAACACAGTTCATCCCGGCTGGGCAACCCGTTCCTGCCGCTTGTCAGGGAACCAATCGCAACGGAGCGGTGGTGGTGACTCTGCCCGATGGGATCCCGGCGGGGGTGAGTGGGTCAATCGGTTTTCAAGTCGTGTTTTCAAGTCGTTAAGCAATCCCACCCCGCTTCTGGGCTTCTTTAGGTGACACCGCTACATTGCGCAGGCCGGCACGGATCAACTCCTGCTCGATCAGGGCAAAGAACCGCTGCCGATCCCCGCCCCTCACCACCGCCAGGTGATGGGCTTCTGCCAACGCAACCGGGTAGCCAAAGCCCTTTTGCACCTGGCTCAAGACTCCTGCCAAGGCCCGCTTTAGCAACTCCTCATCCGCAGCAACCCAGGCGGGAAACTCCAGTCGGGCAATCTCCGCTTCACCCACGGATCCCTCACTGACATTCAGATAACAACAGTGGATATGGTGCTCCCCGAAGGGATTCAACACCTTTGCCCCACTGCGCCAAATCGGGCTGCGCTCTCCCGGTTGTAGCAGGGATCCCCAAAAGACCCGATCCGGCAACGGCGCAAACGTCTGGCAAGGCGGAGCCTGATCTGAGTTGCAGTAGCGGTAACATTCACAACTCAAGAACGGGCACAACCCCAGGCGCAGATAATTTACCGTCTCGCTGCTGCGGGAGACACTGATGTACCCCACCAATGGGATTCGTGCTGCTCGTAACCGTTCCAGAGCTGCCAACAGGGGATTCAACCACAGGCGTTGCTCCTGCCCAGACAACGGCTCTAATCCCCAGGGGATCAACGATCCATCTACCAGTGCCAAGGTGGTACGGCGACGGGGAACAGATAGAGCCAACTGGGCCAGCTCCTCCACTTCCGCCTGAGCCCGCCGCAAAGCCAAAACCTCTTCTGCGTCCAAACCGGAGTTTTGTTGCAGTTCCACCGAGGGGTAGAGCAACACCGGCAGGCTATCCAACAGCGGCCATTGCTGGGTGCCGTAGTGCAACACCACCCGTCCGACATTGATCAAGGAGCAATAGGCGATCTCGTGATGGTTGGGCACAATCTGGGATCCATCCGTGGCCACCACCGTGTGTCGTCCTTTCAGAGGCTCGATTTTGGGTCGGGAGTTCTCCAGCGGCTCAGCCGGGCTGGCACAGGTAAAAGATAGATGGGATCCCCAATCGACATGACGAGATTGCCAAACCTGCGGCTCCTGCTGTAAGCGTCCAAACACCTGCAAAGCCCGACGCAGACGCTCCTGGCTGGCTTTGGATTCCTGATGCAGATGCTGGGTGAGGCCGGGGATTTGGCCACTCAGTTTAACGAGATCCAACATATGCCTCCACCCCGCTGTCGCGAGAGGCTGGCAGGGCTACAGGTTCTCCCTCGGGGATCCCTTCAGAAGCAGCGAGGAGCTCTTCGAGCGGAAACTCCCCGTATACCTCGCTGCTGTTGTTGGGGCTCTCTTGCAAATGCACCCGATGCAACCGTACCCCCAGCTCCCGCACCGGCAAAGTGAGCAACTGCTGGATGCGCAGGGCGATATTCTCAGCAGTGGGCACCACCCGGGCAAAGTATTCGATGTCTTTGTTCAAAAAGGTGTGGTCGAAGGGCTTCACCACCCAGTGGTCAATCACCTGCTGCAAGGCCACCAGATCCACGACCATGCCCGTGCGTGGGTCGATGGATCCCTTGACGGTAATCTCTAGGCCGTAATTGTGGCCATGGCCGTGGGGACGCGCACACAGCCCGTAAATCTCGCTGTTCTCCTCTAGGCTGAGGTGATCCAACGCCAATCGATGGGCGGCGCTGAAATGGGTGGCCACAGTTAAATAGGCTTGCATCTCTTCTCCTTGATAGTCGGCCCAAAGCTCAGGATCTTCATACAAACGAATGCTCGTCAGGGGCAACGCATCGGCCAAACGCTGCCAAATCGCATAGGCGATAAACTCAGTGGTCGGCAGGGTTTGAGCAAACTCTGGCCACGCCTGGTTCAGATAGGCAAAGTTGAGATCTTGCAGCACCCGTTGTCGCAAAACCTGTTTCACATCCGATAGGTTCAAGACCATGCCATACGCATCGACTTCCCCCTGCAGGCCCACCTGCAACACATAATTGTGCCCGTGACCAGGAAAACGGGCATTTGGGCCAAATCGGGCAAAATTTTCAGCCTCTGAGAGCTCAGGCAGCCAGTAACGATGGCTAGCGGCAAATTGCGCACGGCGATAGATCGTACAGGTTCTAGGCATGAGTTGATCATGATCAAAGGGATCCGCTCTTTTAGCATAAACCTCAGACTAAAATCTTTGTTAAATCCGGTCGAGGGAACAAAAATCGGGTTGGATGGAACTTATGATCTGATCCCTCAGTCTAAAGAGCGACAGCAATGCCATTCCAGGGACTCCGCCCCTCTAATGTCAGCAGAAAGCCTCTCTTCTCCCTCAAGGGTGATACGCTATTGAGCATGAGTGAGTCTTACCTGAATCACCCCACTTTTGGTCTGCTCTACAGCCTGTGTCAGGTCAATGAAAGCCAGGCTCTTTTCACGACCCTTTACGCCCAAAGGCTGTTTTTTCGGGTTTATTTTGGATCCCTTGAGAACGCCACAGACTCACAGAATGTGGGTGCAGAAGAGCTGGTCTTCGATCCAATTAGCCGCAACGAGGCCCGCCAGTTAATTGAAGAACAGATGCGCCTGATGCGCCGGGCCGCCCGCAAAGATGAGCTAGAGCAGCTACAGCTCATCTACAAGCAAACCTTTTCCTGAACAGAGGTTTTCTCGTGTTCCGGCTCAAGACTTTCCCCCCTTAGGCAACAGGCTAAAGCTAAAACTGGGAAAGAAAGCGCAGATCACTGGTGTAGAACAGGCGGATATCCTGAATGCCGTGTAGAAGCATGGCCATGCGTTCGATACCGATCCCAGCGGCAAACCCGGTGTAGCGCTCTGGGTCGTAGCCCACCGCCTGAAACACGTTCGGATCCACCATGCCACAGCCAAAAATTTCCAGCCACTTCGAGCCAAAGCGCACGTCCATCTCTGCCGAAGGCTCCGTAAACGGAAAATAGCTGGGGCGAAAGCGGGTTTCCCGTTTACCCAACAGACGGGTGATGAACTCGTTCAGGGTGCCTTTGAGGTCAGAGAAGGTGAGGTTTTCCCCCACCGCCAAAATTTCCATCTGGTGAAACACGGCGGAGTGGGTGGCATCGACAGTATCGCGGCGCATCACTCGTCCGGCATGGACAATGCGCAGTGGCGGTTGGTGTCGCTCCATATAGCGCACCTGTACTGAAGAAGTCTGGGTGCGCATTAGGTAGCCGTTTTCCAGGTAAAGCGTATCCTGCATGTCCCGCGCTGGGTGATCGGAAGGGGTATTCAGGGCC contains:
- a CDS encoding DNA double-strand break repair nuclease NurA yields the protein MLDLVKLSGQIPGLTQHLHQESKASQERLRRALQVFGRLQQEPQVWQSRHVDWGSHLSFTCASPAEPLENSRPKIEPLKGRHTVVATDGSQIVPNHHEIAYCSLINVGRVVLHYGTQQWPLLDSLPVLLYPSVELQQNSGLDAEEVLALRRAQAEVEELAQLALSVPRRRTTLALVDGSLIPWGLEPLSGQEQRLWLNPLLAALERLRAARIPLVGYISVSRSSETVNYLRLGLCPFLSCECYRYCNSDQAPPCQTFAPLPDRVFWGSLLQPGERSPIWRSGAKVLNPFGEHHIHCCYLNVSEGSVGEAEIARLEFPAWVAADEELLKRALAGVLSQVQKGFGYPVALAEAHHLAVVRGGDRQRFFALIEQELIRAGLRNVAVSPKEAQKRGGIA
- a CDS encoding 6-carboxytetrahydropterin synthase; its protein translation is MPRTCTIYRRAQFAASHRYWLPELSEAENFARFGPNARFPGHGHNYVLQVGLQGEVDAYGMVLNLSDVKQVLRQRVLQDLNFAYLNQAWPEFAQTLPTTEFIAYAIWQRLADALPLTSIRLYEDPELWADYQGEEMQAYLTVATHFSAAHRLALDHLSLEENSEIYGLCARPHGHGHNYGLEITVKGSIDPRTGMVVDLVALQQVIDHWVVKPFDHTFLNKDIEYFARVVPTAENIALRIQQLLTLPVRELGVRLHRVHLQESPNNSSEVYGEFPLEELLAASEGIPEGEPVALPASRDSGVEAYVGSR
- a CDS encoding PipX family protein, which codes for MSESYLNHPTFGLLYSLCQVNESQALFTTLYAQRLFFRVYFGSLENATDSQNVGAEELVFDPISRNEARQLIEEQMRLMRRAARKDELEQLQLIYKQTFS
- the treS gene encoding maltose alpha-D-glucosyltransferase, which encodes MTRTSLRSTSTTLIQNPLWYKDAVIYEVPVRAFADSDGDGVGDFQGLTEKLDYLQDLGVTAIWLLPFFPSPLRDDGYDVADFTSVNPTFGTLEDFKALLEAAHQRGIRVIIELILNHTSDQHPWFQRARRAAPGTPERDFYVWSDTPEKYKEARIIFQDFETSNWSWDPVAKAYYWHRFYSHQPDLNYDNPAVQKAVFEVVDFWLDMGVDGLRLDAVPYLYEREGTNCENLPETHALLKALRKHIDRKYQDRMLLAEANQWPEDAVAYFGDGDECHMDFHFPLMPRLFMAIQMEDRFPIIDILQQTPPIPDNCQWAIFLRNHDELTLEMVTDEERDYMYQVYAKDPSARVNLGIRRRLSPLLGNSRRRIELMNSLLFSLPGTPVLYYGDEIGMGDNIYLGDRNGVRTPMQWSADRNAGFSRANPQKLYLPIVIDAEYHYETVNVEAQRNNPYSLWWAMKRLIAVRKRFQAFGQGSFELLHPENRKVLCFMRVFEEERILVMANLSRYVQCVELELAEWEGLIPVEIFGRTEFPPIGQLPYFLTLGPHSFYWFSLEPQRQPERLHLSHSKPEDLERIPTLTTKNGSWESLFQGEAQKLVEAVLADYLYRCRWFGSKARQIQSAQIVDAIPCNREADPSFRGQILILQTEFTEGDAETYLLPVGYATQEAALQMRLEMPQAVIAPVQVQGDPPGILFDALADKNFLHIPLQIIAQQGRLRQNSGELLAATLSPFEYDPSQEPRILKAEQSNTSVVYGNQYILKFYRKIAEGVNPELEIGRYLVQHHAQVQVPKVLGSLEYRRRQGSRGLEPAHKSITLAILQEYIPNEGDAWHYTLDSLGQYFETVLIHHQEVDPVPVPQGSLLQLSQSALPELAYATIGSYLESVRILAKRTAELHIALAADIEDKDFAPEPFSSLYQRSVYQSMRNLAGQVFPLLTKQIRKLPETEAKLARVVKEQEDEIMSRFRLVLEQKITALRTRCHGDYHLGQVLFTGKDFVIIDFEGEPSRSLGERRLKRFPLRDVAGMLRSFHYAVSMALRQQLESGLINEDNRAAMMRWAQFWHRWVCAGFLAEYLQVASQKDSVPPVRSAFLPRNLRELEVLLDAYLLEKAIYELGYELNNRPDWVEIPLRGILQLLGISTKV
- the pheS gene encoding phenylalanine--tRNA ligase subunit alpha — its product is MQDQLLALQSEALAQVEQATDLEALEQLRIDYLGKKGKLSKILGGMGKLPPEERPVIGALANTFKEALQASLDQRKQALSEAQLLERLEAERLDVTMPGSRRPLGRIHPLQATIDRMLDIFVGMGYTVVHGPEIETEYYNFEALNTPSDHPARDMQDTLYLENGYLMRTQTSSVQVRYMERHQPPLRIVHAGRVMRRDTVDATHSAVFHQMEILAVGENLTFSDLKGTLNEFITRLLGKRETRFRPSYFPFTEPSAEMDVRFGSKWLEIFGCGMVDPNVFQAVGYDPERYTGFAAGIGIERMAMLLHGIQDIRLFYTSDLRFLSQF
- a CDS encoding choice-of-anchor Q domain-containing protein, with the translated sequence MAAGSLASITATVSNSTLSGNSVNDEGGGIFADTTATVSNSTLSGNSANFDGGGIRANTATVSNSTLSGNSAGNDGGGIRAVTAATVNNSIIAGNTGSAGNEECSGSISGSKNVFGVSGNAGGCPVAGNIVPTGAISTVLQTTLAANGTTIFAGVLPGTPVLTLALVANSPALEAADPGICAAAPINNLDQRGVTRPQPASTTCDIGAFESALTEPEPTPTPTATPTPEPTPTPTPEPTPTPIPTPTPTATPTPEPTPTPTPTATPTPEPTPTPTPESPNRPPAGRLVWDPARLIVQETRQEGIPTLEVQANQLRGVVFDFRNLGGPIRVPVQVCVLVPEGLAFSSPQLPLQASTQVIIAGVASRDFTTQFIPAGQPVPAACQGTNRNGAVVVTLPDGIPAGVSGSIGFQVVFSSR